The following proteins are encoded in a genomic region of Mycobacterium sp. 155:
- a CDS encoding LpqN/LpqT family lipoprotein: MCATALSFAIVGCGSGTKTEATTSESTTTTSAAASATTSALPPPPDRPDGTKQTLHDYIVEHNIAEVPYRAKEPGTPTVELSFPPGWSQLAKEDTPDWAYGGIIYDTPTDPAIPPTMLAIASKLVGDVDAAEILQYAPGMLQNLPGFQPVGDPVVAPFSGFDSVTYKGTYTNDGKNMVVGEKTVVVPGKDKDFFVLQLQATAPADERQVVLDAVDYINTNTKITAP, from the coding sequence TTGTGCGCCACCGCACTGAGCTTTGCCATCGTTGGCTGCGGCAGCGGCACGAAGACCGAAGCAACAACGTCAGAGTCCACGACAACAACCTCAGCAGCGGCATCAGCGACCACCTCGGCGCTGCCGCCTCCTCCCGACCGGCCCGACGGCACCAAGCAGACATTGCACGATTACATCGTCGAGCACAACATCGCGGAGGTGCCTTACCGGGCCAAGGAACCCGGAACGCCGACCGTCGAGCTGTCCTTCCCGCCCGGCTGGAGCCAACTCGCGAAAGAGGACACTCCCGATTGGGCATACGGGGGCATCATCTACGACACCCCCACGGACCCCGCCATCCCGCCGACCATGCTCGCGATCGCCAGCAAGCTTGTCGGCGATGTCGACGCCGCCGAGATTCTCCAATACGCACCGGGCATGCTGCAGAACCTGCCCGGATTCCAGCCAGTCGGTGATCCGGTAGTGGCTCCGTTCTCGGGCTTCGATTCCGTCACCTATAAGGGGACCTACACCAATGATGGAAAAAATATGGTCGTAGGTGAGAAGACCGTGGTGGTACCCGGAAAAGACAAGGACTTCTTCGTCTTGCAGCTTCAGGCGACCGCGCCGGCGGACGAGCGGCAGGTTGTGCTCGATGCCGTTGATTACATCAACACGAATACCAAAATCACCGCCCCATGA
- a CDS encoding helix-turn-helix domain-containing protein has protein sequence MVVLEVTSCRLTVTAATRTYGLSRQHIYRLLKRFQLGGLDAVDPRSGHPTSNPRAVRDDVIAAIVLLREQLTADGLDAGPLILQEHLPKQGLPAPATSTIHRIQHHHGLITPQPRKRSKSSYRRFAADQPRRMLAIRLHPLAPRRQHQHRNPQLARRPLPLRPALHRIPQSHRQ, from the coding sequence GTGGTCGTTCTCGAAGTCACCAGCTGCCGCCTCACCGTGACGGCAGCAACCCGCACCTACGGACTCTCCCGCCAACACATCTACCGCCTGCTCAAACGCTTCCAACTCGGCGGCCTCGACGCGGTCGACCCCCGCTCCGGACACCCCACCAGCAACCCACGAGCGGTCCGCGACGACGTCATCGCCGCGATCGTGCTGCTACGCGAACAACTGACCGCCGACGGCCTCGACGCCGGCCCACTGATCCTGCAAGAACATCTCCCCAAACAAGGCCTGCCCGCACCGGCCACTTCGACCATCCACCGCATCCAGCACCACCACGGCCTGATCACCCCACAACCACGCAAACGATCCAAAAGCTCCTACCGGCGCTTCGCCGCCGACCAACCCAGGCGAATGCTGGCAATCCGACTTCACCCACTGGCCCCTCGCCGACAGCACCAACACCGCAATCCTCAACTGGCTCGACGACCACTCCCGCTACGTCCTGCACTGCACCGCATTCCGCAGAGTCACCGTCAATGA
- a CDS encoding integrase core domain-containing protein — protein MTQKNGHPGHPQTQGKVERCHQTLKRWLARRPLPATLADLQPTRSGSAGGSGYWISTRVWSVRCAS, from the coding sequence ATCACCCAGAAAAACGGTCACCCCGGCCACCCCCAAACCCAAGGCAAGGTCGAACGCTGCCACCAAACCCTCAAACGCTGGCTGGCCCGACGCCCACTACCGGCAACCCTGGCAGACCTACAACCGACACGCTCTGGTTCAGCCGGAGGCTCGGGCTATTGGATTTCGACCAGGGTTTGGTCGGTCCGTTGTGCATCGTAG
- the istB gene encoding IS21-like element helper ATPase IstB, whose amino-acid sequence MTVPRHTVTDQAAVAAIEQGARMLRLPTIRDRFAEIAAAAEREQQSYLGFLSELMIAECEDRDRRRAQRRIHDAGFPRPKRLDEFTFEANPAINPAVIGTLATCAWVKAGEPLCLIGDSGTGKSHLLIGLGTLAAETGYRVRYTLASKLVNELVEAADDAQLSKLITRYGRVDLLLIDELGYLQLDRRGAELLFQVLTEREERSAVAIASNEPFSAWTKTFTDPRLCAAIVDRLTFAGQIIETGTTSYRLAHARKRRTASTEPSST is encoded by the coding sequence ATGACCGTCCCGCGTCACACGGTCACTGACCAAGCCGCGGTCGCGGCAATCGAACAGGGCGCCCGGATGTTGCGGCTGCCGACGATCCGGGATCGCTTCGCCGAGATCGCCGCCGCGGCCGAACGTGAACAACAGTCCTATCTGGGTTTCCTCTCGGAGCTGATGATCGCCGAGTGCGAGGACCGCGACCGCCGCCGGGCGCAGCGCCGCATTCATGACGCCGGGTTCCCCCGGCCAAAGCGGCTCGACGAGTTCACCTTTGAGGCCAACCCGGCAATCAACCCAGCAGTGATCGGGACCCTGGCCACCTGCGCCTGGGTCAAAGCCGGTGAGCCATTGTGCTTGATCGGGGACTCCGGGACCGGCAAAAGCCACCTGCTGATCGGACTGGGAACCCTGGCCGCCGAGACCGGTTACCGCGTCCGCTACACCCTGGCCAGCAAGCTGGTCAACGAACTCGTCGAAGCCGCCGACGACGCCCAACTCAGTAAGTTGATCACCCGCTACGGCCGGGTCGATCTCCTGCTGATCGACGAGCTGGGCTACCTGCAATTAGACCGCCGCGGCGCGGAGCTGCTGTTCCAGGTGCTCACCGAACGTGAAGAACGCTCCGCGGTGGCGATCGCCTCCAACGAACCGTTCTCGGCGTGGACCAAAACCTTCACCGACCCACGGCTATGCGCGGCCATCGTTGACCGGTTGACCTTCGCCGGGCAGATCATCGAAACCGGCACCACCTCATACCGACTCGCTCATGCCCGCAAACGGCGCACCGCCAGCACCGAACCCAGCAGTACCTGA
- the istA gene encoding IS21 family transposase, whose amino-acid sequence MRSRVEQFAAIRRDHRVEGLSIRALADKHRVHRRTVRQALESAVPPPRKTAQRVAPRLEPFKAAIDEMLRSDLDAPKGQRHTARRVLARLVDEHDATGLSYSTVRDHIRKRRPQIAAEAGRALEAGFVPQTYRPGAEAEVDFHDLWVVLAGVKTKTALFTMRLSFSGRAAHRAFATQGQEAFLEGHVYGFARLSGVPVDKIRYDNLNSAVKQVLFGRSRQENERWIAFRSHYGFEAWYCQPGHEGSHEKGGVEGEGGRFRRNHCVPMPVVDSIDELNALLTAADDADDHRRITHRANSVGQDWELEKLSLQPVPDEPFDTALTLTPRVDRYAQIMVRCNQYSVPARFIGHRLRVKLSASHVTVYDRTTVVARHPRAIGKGTKVLDLDHYLEILARKPGALPGATALAQARAAKMFTAEHDAWWAAARKTYGDAAGTRALVEVLLLHRYLDRADVLAGIGAALSVGSANADVVALEARKAAEHRTGGHRHQNSSGADTEVLLLAEHRLGVAIADERPLPSVAPYDTLLGRQSS is encoded by the coding sequence GTGAGGTCAAGGGTGGAGCAGTTCGCGGCGATCCGGCGGGATCATCGGGTTGAGGGTTTGTCGATCCGGGCGCTGGCCGATAAGCATCGGGTGCATCGGCGCACGGTGCGCCAGGCGTTGGAATCGGCGGTGCCGCCGCCGCGCAAGACGGCGCAGCGGGTGGCGCCGCGGTTGGAGCCGTTCAAGGCCGCGATTGATGAGATGCTGCGTTCGGATCTGGATGCCCCGAAGGGGCAACGCCACACCGCCCGAAGGGTTTTGGCGCGTCTGGTCGATGAACATGATGCGACCGGTTTGTCGTATTCGACGGTACGCGACCATATCCGGAAACGTCGCCCGCAGATTGCGGCGGAGGCGGGCCGGGCGTTGGAAGCGGGGTTTGTGCCTCAGACGTATCGGCCGGGTGCTGAGGCCGAGGTCGACTTCCATGATCTGTGGGTGGTGCTGGCTGGGGTGAAGACCAAGACTGCGCTGTTCACCATGCGGTTGTCGTTCTCGGGGCGGGCAGCGCATCGGGCATTCGCGACCCAAGGCCAGGAGGCGTTCCTGGAAGGCCACGTCTATGGGTTCGCCCGGCTCAGCGGCGTGCCGGTCGACAAGATCCGCTACGACAACCTCAACAGTGCGGTCAAGCAGGTGCTGTTCGGACGGTCGCGTCAGGAGAACGAGCGTTGGATTGCGTTCCGGTCGCACTACGGTTTCGAAGCCTGGTATTGCCAGCCCGGTCACGAAGGCAGTCATGAGAAGGGTGGCGTGGAGGGCGAAGGTGGCCGATTCCGGCGCAACCACTGCGTGCCGATGCCGGTGGTGGACTCCATTGACGAACTCAATGCGCTGCTGACTGCTGCTGATGACGCTGACGATCACCGTCGGATCACCCACCGCGCCAATAGTGTTGGCCAGGACTGGGAACTGGAGAAACTGTCGCTGCAGCCGGTCCCTGACGAGCCGTTTGATACGGCGCTCACGCTGACCCCGCGGGTGGATCGGTACGCCCAGATCATGGTGCGCTGCAACCAGTACTCGGTGCCGGCCCGGTTCATCGGGCATCGGCTGCGGGTGAAACTGTCGGCTTCCCACGTCACCGTTTATGACCGCACGACTGTGGTGGCGCGCCATCCCCGTGCGATCGGTAAGGGCACCAAAGTGCTGGACTTGGATCACTATCTGGAGATCCTGGCCCGCAAACCCGGCGCGCTGCCCGGGGCCACCGCCCTGGCGCAGGCACGGGCAGCCAAGATGTTCACCGCCGAACACGACGCATGGTGGGCGGCCGCCCGAAAGACCTATGGCGACGCCGCCGGCACCCGCGCCCTGGTCGAGGTGTTGCTGCTGCATCGTTACCTCGACCGCGCTGACGTGCTGGCCGGAATCGGCGCGGCCCTGTCGGTGGGCTCAGCCAACGCCGATGTGGTGGCATTGGAAGCACGCAAGGCCGCCGAACACCGCACCGGCGGTCACCGGCATCAGAACAGTTCTGGCGCCGACACTGAGGTGCTCCTGCTGGCCGAACACCGTTTAGGCGTAGCGATCGCCGACGAACGTCCGCTGCCGTCGGTGGCCCCCTACGACACTCTGCTGGGTAGGCAGAGCTCATGA
- a CDS encoding type II toxin-antitoxin system RelE/ParE family toxin produces MSLSVVFTPGAEDQLVGLHRYIAAAGSAEVAARYVESIVAFCEDLGVFPHRGRTRDDIRSGLRTVGFKRRVVIAFAVFGQSVVIVGIFYGGRDYEAVLGTEVDR; encoded by the coding sequence TTGAGCCTCAGCGTCGTCTTCACGCCTGGGGCCGAGGACCAGCTCGTTGGGCTGCACCGCTACATCGCGGCAGCAGGCTCGGCGGAAGTAGCTGCGCGCTACGTTGAATCGATCGTGGCGTTCTGTGAGGACTTGGGTGTATTCCCGCATCGTGGCAGGACGCGAGATGACATCAGATCAGGTCTTCGCACGGTCGGCTTCAAGCGTCGAGTCGTGATTGCGTTCGCTGTGTTCGGCCAATCGGTCGTGATTGTCGGTATCTTCTACGGTGGGCGCGACTACGAGGCGGTTCTCGGCACCGAGGTGGATAGGTGA
- a CDS encoding ribbon-helix-helix protein, CopG family: MRTTRQLSITLPNDMADGLRERVRSGEYASESEAIREGLRALFARDQAVEAWLRDEVAAAYDAVVADPSTTVSTQAVRARLAREQAGDG; this comes from the coding sequence ATGCGTACGACACGTCAACTAAGCATCACGCTGCCCAACGACATGGCTGATGGTCTGCGTGAACGAGTGCGGTCGGGGGAATACGCCAGCGAGAGTGAGGCTATCCGCGAAGGACTGCGGGCCTTGTTTGCCCGCGATCAAGCGGTTGAAGCCTGGCTACGGGATGAGGTGGCCGCCGCATACGACGCCGTCGTTGCCGATCCCTCTACGACGGTCTCCACGCAGGCGGTGCGGGCGCGCCTTGCCCGTGAGCAAGCCGGGGACGGTTGA
- a CDS encoding Wadjet anti-phage system protein JetD domain-containing protein: MIRQLPIPGVDTKWLGTHRAAVISLVVPLGIPGHLGLRERDLLRAIAILDPTLRQGLPRLVAASDRELSALNLAPPRVLVVENLQTLEALPDLPDTVAVFRWGGHALAVADFPWVRGAKHVLYWGDLDTDGFAILARSVRDVPARACSWTALPWQAGVISRCHTQPSNTWTPLC; the protein is encoded by the coding sequence TTGATCCGACAGTTGCCGATCCCGGGCGTCGACACCAAATGGCTTGGCACCCACCGGGCCGCCGTGATATCGCTTGTGGTCCCGCTCGGTATACCCGGGCATCTGGGCTTGCGTGAACGGGACCTGCTGCGGGCGATCGCCATCCTCGATCCCACACTGCGGCAGGGTCTTCCACGCCTGGTGGCGGCATCGGACCGAGAGCTGTCGGCTCTGAATTTGGCGCCGCCACGGGTTCTCGTCGTGGAAAACCTGCAGACTCTTGAAGCACTTCCCGACCTACCCGATACCGTCGCCGTGTTCAGGTGGGGCGGCCATGCGCTGGCGGTTGCCGACTTCCCATGGGTGCGTGGCGCAAAACACGTGCTCTATTGGGGCGACCTGGACACCGACGGTTTCGCCATCCTGGCCCGCTCCGTGCGAGACGTTCCTGCGAGAGCCTGCTCATGGACCGCGCTACCTTGGCAGGCTGGCGTGATCTCACGGTGTCACACCCAGCCGTCGAACACGTGGACGCCGCTCTGCTGA
- a CDS encoding Wadjet anti-phage system protein JetD domain-containing protein, with product MDRATLAGWRDLTVSHPAVEHVDAALLTNDELAALELLRSESLRPEQERIPMDVAVNQIRIRPLPSCAPKASTEFE from the coding sequence ATGGACCGCGCTACCTTGGCAGGCTGGCGTGATCTCACGGTGTCACACCCAGCCGTCGAACACGTGGACGCCGCTCTGCTGACCAACGATGAACTCGCGGCGCTGGAGCTGCTACGAAGTGAAAGCCTACGACCGGAGCAGGAACGCATCCCGATGGATGTCGCCGTGAACCAAATCCGCATCCGGCCATTGCCGTCCTGTGCGCCCAAAGCGAGCACCGAGTTCGAGTAA
- a CDS encoding MFS transporter, which produces MSSIAEGDCGREEQDKHCGREEQTASSQTKPKLPGEVWVLIAANAVIALGYGVVAPVLPAYARHFGVSISAATFVVTAFALMRLAFAPASGLLIQRLGERRIYVAGLLIVALSTGACAFAQTYWQLLLFRSLGGIGSTMFFVSALGLMIRISPEDARGRVAGMFSSAFLVGSVGGPVLGSLTAGLGLSAPFVIYGGALLIAAAVVFISLRHSSLAAPAPEDEPKVGVRTALRNRAYRAALLSNFATGWSALGLRVALVPLFITEVFHRGAGVAGLALATFAIGNVSAVIPSGYLSDRVGRRVLLIIGLTAAGISTVLVGFTDGLTLFLVSAFIAGFSTGIFTAPQQAAVADIIGSKARGGTAVATFQMMSDVGSIGGSLVVGLIAQHWSFSGAFAISGTILLLAALGWTFAPETRHIPATDHTLARALGPEAGGEVP; this is translated from the coding sequence GTGAGTTCTATCGCGGAGGGCGACTGCGGACGCGAGGAGCAAGACAAGCACTGCGGACGCGAGGAGCAGACTGCATCGAGCCAGACCAAACCCAAGCTCCCGGGTGAAGTCTGGGTCCTGATCGCCGCCAACGCGGTGATTGCGCTCGGTTACGGCGTGGTGGCACCGGTGCTCCCGGCTTACGCCCGCCACTTCGGGGTCAGCATCAGCGCCGCGACCTTCGTCGTCACCGCGTTCGCGCTGATGCGGCTGGCCTTCGCACCGGCCAGTGGGCTGCTGATCCAGCGGCTGGGGGAGCGGCGGATCTACGTCGCCGGACTGCTTATCGTGGCGTTGTCGACAGGTGCGTGTGCGTTCGCGCAGACCTACTGGCAGCTGCTGTTGTTTCGATCGCTCGGCGGAATCGGCTCGACGATGTTCTTCGTCTCGGCGCTGGGGCTGATGATCCGGATCAGCCCGGAGGATGCCCGGGGCCGGGTTGCCGGCATGTTCTCCTCGGCATTCCTCGTCGGCTCGGTCGGCGGGCCGGTACTCGGCAGCCTCACCGCCGGGCTTGGGCTCAGCGCACCGTTCGTCATCTATGGTGGCGCGTTGCTTATCGCGGCGGCGGTGGTGTTCATCAGCCTGCGGCACTCGTCGCTGGCCGCACCGGCACCCGAGGACGAACCCAAGGTGGGTGTGCGGACCGCACTGCGTAATCGCGCATATCGCGCAGCGCTGCTGTCGAACTTCGCCACCGGATGGTCGGCGTTGGGCTTGCGGGTTGCCCTCGTGCCGTTGTTCATCACTGAGGTGTTCCACCGGGGAGCCGGCGTTGCCGGCTTGGCACTGGCCACCTTCGCGATCGGCAACGTCTCGGCTGTCATCCCTAGTGGGTATCTGTCCGACCGGGTCGGCCGGCGGGTGCTGCTCATCATCGGGTTGACCGCGGCGGGCATTTCCACTGTGCTAGTCGGATTCACCGACGGGTTGACGCTGTTTCTCGTCAGCGCATTCATCGCAGGGTTCTCCACCGGGATTTTCACGGCTCCGCAGCAGGCGGCGGTGGCCGACATCATCGGCAGTAAGGCGCGCGGCGGCACCGCGGTGGCGACATTCCAGATGATGTCCGACGTCGGCTCGATCGGCGGGTCTCTGGTCGTGGGCCTCATCGCTCAGCACTGGTCGTTCTCGGGCGCGTTCGCCATCAGCGGCACCATCCTGCTGCTGGCGGCTCTCGGCTGGACCTTTGCCCCGGAGACCCGTCACATTCCCGCTACCGACCACACTCTGGCGCGCGCACTGGGACCGGAGGCCGGTGGCGAGGTGCCTTGA
- the pgm gene encoding phosphoglucomutase (alpha-D-glucose-1,6-bisphosphate-dependent) yields MAANPRAGQPAQPEDLIDVAQVVTAYYTLHPDPQDVAQQVAFGTSGHRGSSLDTAFNEDHILATTQAIVEYRAAQGTTGPLFIGRDTHSLSEPAWASALEVLAANDVVVMIDSADRFTPTPAVSHAILTFNRGRDADLADGIVVTPSHNPPRDGGFKYNPPNGGPADTDATSVIAKRANDILREGLASVKRIPLTRALQSAQRHDYMDAYVADLPNVVDLHAIRAEGIRIGADPLGGASVDYWDAIAERHNLDLTVVNPLVDATWRFMTLDTDGKIRMDCSSPNAMAGLLRTMSSNPGLYQIATGNDADADRHGVVTPDGGLLNPNHYLAVAIDYLYTHRPDWPGSTAVGKTAVSSSIIDRVVAGLERKLVEVPVGFKWFVDGLISGSIGFGGEESAGASFLRTDGSTWTTDKDGIVMALLASEILAVTGKTPSQRYAELAQRYGAPTYARIDAPADREQKARLAKLSPDQVTATELAGEAITAKLTAAPGNGAPLGGLKVTTENAWFAARPSGTEDVYKIYAESFKGPEHLAEVQQAAKELVNTVIG; encoded by the coding sequence ATGGCTGCCAACCCCCGTGCCGGACAACCGGCGCAACCCGAGGATCTCATCGACGTCGCGCAGGTGGTGACGGCGTATTACACGCTGCACCCCGATCCACAGGATGTGGCGCAACAGGTGGCGTTCGGCACGTCTGGGCATCGTGGCTCGAGTCTGGACACGGCGTTCAACGAGGATCACATCCTGGCCACCACCCAGGCCATCGTCGAATACCGCGCCGCCCAGGGCACCACCGGGCCGTTGTTCATCGGGCGTGACACGCATTCTCTCTCCGAGCCGGCGTGGGCTTCGGCGTTGGAGGTGCTGGCCGCCAACGACGTTGTGGTGATGATCGATTCGGCTGACCGGTTTACGCCGACCCCGGCGGTCAGCCATGCCATCCTGACCTTCAACCGGGGCCGTGACGCCGATCTCGCCGACGGCATCGTCGTCACGCCGTCACACAACCCACCTCGAGACGGCGGGTTCAAGTACAACCCGCCCAACGGCGGGCCGGCCGACACCGATGCGACGAGTGTGATTGCCAAGCGCGCCAACGACATCCTGCGAGAAGGCCTCGCGTCGGTGAAGCGAATCCCGCTGACCCGGGCTTTGCAGAGCGCTCAGCGCCACGACTACATGGACGCCTACGTCGCGGACCTGCCCAACGTCGTGGACCTACATGCGATCCGTGCCGAGGGGATCCGCATCGGTGCCGATCCTCTGGGCGGGGCGAGTGTCGATTACTGGGATGCGATCGCCGAGCGACACAATCTGGATCTGACCGTGGTCAATCCGCTGGTGGATGCCACCTGGCGGTTCATGACGCTGGACACCGACGGCAAGATCCGCATGGACTGCAGCTCGCCCAACGCGATGGCCGGGCTGCTTCGGACGATGAGCTCCAACCCCGGCCTCTACCAGATCGCCACCGGTAATGACGCCGACGCCGACCGGCACGGCGTCGTCACTCCCGACGGCGGCCTGCTCAACCCGAATCACTACCTCGCGGTGGCCATCGACTATCTCTACACCCACCGGCCGGACTGGCCGGGCTCCACCGCCGTCGGCAAGACCGCGGTGAGCAGCTCGATCATCGATCGGGTGGTCGCGGGGCTGGAGCGCAAGCTCGTGGAGGTTCCGGTCGGGTTCAAGTGGTTCGTCGACGGTCTGATCAGCGGCAGCATCGGGTTCGGTGGTGAGGAAAGTGCCGGTGCGTCGTTCCTGCGAACCGACGGATCGACATGGACGACGGACAAGGACGGCATCGTCATGGCTTTGCTGGCCTCGGAGATTCTGGCGGTGACGGGGAAAACGCCGTCACAGCGCTACGCCGAGTTGGCGCAGCGGTACGGCGCGCCGACGTATGCGCGTATCGACGCGCCTGCCGACCGGGAGCAGAAAGCGCGGTTGGCGAAGCTCTCGCCTGATCAGGTCACTGCGACGGAGCTGGCCGGTGAGGCGATCACCGCCAAGCTGACCGCGGCGCCAGGCAACGGGGCACCGCTGGGTGGGTTGAAGGTGACGACGGAGAATGCCTGGTTTGCCGCCCGCCCGTCGGGAACCGAGGACGTGTACAAGATTTACGCAGAGTCGTTCAAGGGGCCCGAGCATCTTGCGGAGGTGCAGCAGGCCGCCAAGGAGTTGGTTAATACAGTCATTGGGTGA
- the crcB gene encoding fluoride efflux transporter CrcB, whose protein sequence is MRGQVDPRELGAVFVGGALGTVARAALASVAAPAPGHWPWPTFIVNIVGAFLLGYFTTRLLERLPVSSYRRPLLGTGVCGGLTTFSTMQVETVRMLEVGQWRLAAGYTAASLVLGLLAVALATALVRRARV, encoded by the coding sequence ATGCGCGGCCAGGTCGACCCTCGTGAGTTGGGCGCAGTTTTCGTCGGCGGCGCGCTGGGCACGGTGGCCCGGGCTGCCTTGGCGAGCGTGGCTGCCCCCGCACCGGGCCACTGGCCGTGGCCTACCTTCATCGTCAACATCGTCGGGGCGTTCCTGCTCGGGTACTTCACCACGCGACTGCTGGAACGTCTACCGGTGTCGAGCTATCGCCGCCCATTGCTGGGCACCGGCGTGTGCGGCGGTTTGACCACGTTCTCGACCATGCAGGTGGAGACCGTCCGGATGCTCGAAGTCGGGCAGTGGCGCCTGGCCGCGGGCTACACCGCGGCCAGCCTGGTGCTCGGGTTACTCGCGGTGGCGCTGGCCACGGCTCTGGTGCGACGGGCGCGCGTGTGA
- the crcB gene encoding fluoride efflux transporter CrcB, translating into MTTLAVWTGVVLLGGTGAVSRFLVDRAVSARHTRGFPFGTLVVNLSGALLLGFFGGLALSPHLALLVGTAFVGSYTTFSTWMLETQRLGEERRLWPAVANIVVSVVLGLTMAGLGIWIGAQL; encoded by the coding sequence GTGACGACCCTGGCGGTATGGACAGGAGTGGTGCTGCTCGGCGGCACCGGTGCGGTGTCGCGGTTTCTGGTCGATCGGGCGGTCTCGGCGCGGCACACCCGCGGGTTCCCGTTCGGCACGCTGGTGGTGAACCTCAGCGGCGCGCTGCTACTGGGATTTTTCGGCGGGCTGGCATTGAGCCCGCACCTCGCACTGCTGGTCGGCACGGCATTCGTCGGGTCGTACACCACGTTCTCGACGTGGATGTTGGAAACGCAGCGGTTGGGTGAAGAGCGCCGCCTCTGGCCGGCGGTGGCCAATATCGTGGTCAGCGTGGTTCTGGGCCTGACAATGGCGGGGTTGGGGATATGGATCGGAGCCCAGCTGTGA
- a CDS encoding DUF190 domain-containing protein: MDRSPAVSEHAADYLKLTAYFAERMRHGHRFAADALFDLYGSNDVATSVMMRGIASFGPHHHLRSDETLSMSEDPPVVVAAVDVADKMAALAEQTVTLTTRGLITLERAQLVRRGSPAPTIPETAKLTVYVGRHHRVGGAPAYRAVCAALHRHGFAGATVFLGVDGTAHGQRRRGRFFSNNSDVPIMTMAIGTREQVAAALGELDDLLDEPLLTVERAQLCKSGGELLTRPLALPATDTDGRPLWQKLMIHTSEATLHDGVPIHRAIVRRLLQSGVSRGATVLRGVWGYSGSREPHGDKLFQIGRQVPVTTIVVDTSDRIAAAFDTVDELTDGHGLISAEMVPAAVVVDDGVRYGSTDLARHYY, translated from the coding sequence ATGGATCGGAGCCCAGCTGTGAGCGAACACGCTGCGGACTACCTCAAGCTCACTGCCTATTTCGCCGAACGGATGCGCCACGGCCACCGGTTCGCCGCTGACGCCCTGTTCGACCTCTACGGCAGCAACGATGTCGCCACCAGCGTGATGATGCGCGGAATTGCCAGTTTCGGTCCACACCATCACTTGCGCAGCGACGAGACGTTGAGCATGTCGGAAGACCCTCCGGTGGTTGTCGCGGCGGTAGACGTTGCCGACAAGATGGCGGCCCTGGCCGAACAGACCGTGACATTGACCACCCGCGGTCTCATCACACTGGAACGTGCGCAACTGGTCAGGCGGGGCAGCCCAGCACCGACCATCCCCGAAACGGCCAAGCTGACGGTCTATGTCGGGCGGCATCACCGCGTGGGCGGCGCGCCGGCCTACCGTGCGGTCTGCGCCGCACTGCACCGGCACGGCTTCGCCGGGGCCACAGTGTTTCTCGGGGTCGACGGGACCGCACACGGGCAGCGTCGACGGGGCCGCTTCTTCAGCAACAACTCCGACGTCCCGATCATGACCATGGCGATCGGCACCCGGGAGCAGGTCGCGGCGGCACTGGGCGAACTCGACGATCTCCTGGATGAGCCACTGCTGACCGTCGAGCGGGCGCAGCTGTGTAAGAGCGGCGGTGAGCTGCTCACTCGCCCGCTCGCCCTGCCCGCCACCGACACCGATGGCCGGCCGCTGTGGCAGAAACTGATGATCCATACCTCCGAGGCCACGCTGCACGATGGCGTACCGATCCACCGGGCCATCGTGCGTCGACTCCTGCAGTCGGGTGTCAGCCGCGGCGCGACCGTGCTACGCGGCGTATGGGGATACAGCGGCAGCCGGGAACCTCATGGGGACAAGCTCTTCCAGATCGGCCGCCAGGTACCCGTGACGACGATCGTGGTCGATACCTCGGACCGGATCGCCGCGGCCTTCGACACGGTGGACGAGCTCACCGACGGCCACGGGCTGATCAGCGCCGAGATGGTTCCAGCCGCGGTGGTGGTCGACGACGGCGTGCGCTACGGCAGCACAGACTTGGCTCGACACTACTACTAG